The Dermacentor silvarum isolate Dsil-2018 unplaced genomic scaffold, BIME_Dsil_1.4 Seq441, whole genome shotgun sequence nucleotide sequence CAATCCGCAGCGATCTACGCATCTTTCGATGCTCAGAGCCAGAATGGCTTGCTaccttgcttgcttgattgattgattgattgattgactgattgatacCTCTGCGGGAACGTGCTCTCCCATGCACTTCAGAACAGCCTTGATTTCTTCATTGCTCTTccctgcaaaagaaaaaaagtacgtACGCGCAGCTTAGGCATGTCCCCAATATGTGGCATTCGCAATGAATGTAATTGGTGTACGGGTATAACAAGGATCCCCCAGCGCCCGTCATATTTGTCGGACCACACAGAGAGTGTTTGCATGGCGGAGGAGTGTTCACTCTTGTGCAGATTACAGATTACACAGCGTCCTACTTCACTATGTCGATGCCTCATCTGAGTCTGTCTGGTGTAGACTGTTAATCCCTAATGGCAACAATATAGTGGTTGTTTCTTTTTATCGACCGCCCAGTGGCGATAGCACTCATCCATAACTCAGTGTGTCATAAAAACTGAGTTCTCTTTCTTCTGAGATCATTTCTATTGGACGAGACTTTAATTTACCTAACCTTTTATGGCACTATAGACGTCCAATTGAAGTTGCCAAATCCGCACTCCACACTTGCCATAGTTATGAGCtaattggcgctctttggccacatctggccttTGCGCTACAGGAGGCAACACTTtggatttattatttatttatttaatataccCTCAGGACTCAAAGGCATTACGGAGGGGAGTGCTTGCAGCAAACAAACGAAAATAAATGCACAAAAACACAGTGAGCCAAGAAATAAGTTACCAAGGCTTCTGATTATACAATTTTAGCTAGTGCTTCGCAATATACTAAATAAGTGGTCATAAGCAATACATGTTATATATGTTATATATTTTATATATGTTAGCTGAAGCTGCTCCAAGTTGTTGGTCATCATGTATGAATAGAACTTCTTCGGGAAAGTGGTTCCAGTCAGCGGATGAACGAGGCAAATAAGAACGAAAAAAAGATTTATTGTGACGTTATCCAAGACCAACCTGATAACGATGATCAATTCGAGGGGATGGGTACTGTGGTTGGCCAATTAGTTCATCGCGTAAAGTCGAATGATGGTAAAGCTTGTGAAAAAGAGTTAAACGCGAGATTTTACGACGAGATGATAGTGGTGTGAGCGTCAGGTTAATTGTCATAGCAGGTATACTTGTGGTTCTATTATAGTTACACAAGATAAAACCCACTCAATAATTCTGAATAACTTCTAATGCACTAATTAGTTTCTCCTGAGTAGAGTCCCACACAGCGCTTGTATACTACAACTTGGGACATACTAGTGCCTTATAAATAAATACTAGCTATAGAGACATACGGGCGATTAAAAAACCATTGTTAATTACGTTGTTGCTATGGGCCGCCCAGGCTAAGTTGGCGGCGATGTGCATAAACGTGTGAATCGGGCATAAACGATTTGTGGGGCTCTCTTCATTCCCACTCTGCGCATGATCCCGATGGTCTTTCTAATTATGTGTTGAATCATTGTGGATCCCGTATCTCTCCCTTTTTAATTTTGTTATTTGACGAATCATTGAACAATGAGAAAATACCTAATGTACGGAAAATTCTCAATTTCAAATCCATACAGAAATGTGGAGACCACGATAAAGAGTGCCACTATAGGCCTCTGTCCTTGATTTCTGTCGGCTGTGAAACAATGGAGCGCGTGATATACTCAAATCTGATGAACGATGAGTTGGAACAACGTTTTCACGCTTCCGAGCATTGTTTCCGTTCCGGTTTATTGTGCACGACACTACTTACCGAATTTATTCATGATATTGCCTTGAGTTTGGACAAGGGTGAGCAGCTAGACGCAGTTTTCTTAGGCTTTATAAAAGCCTTTGACGTCGTATCACATGACCATCTCCTGTACGAACTGCCTTTCTTGGGAATGCCTGGTTATATTCTTAGGTGGATTAGGGATTATTTGAGCGCGTGCCAGCAACGTGTTGTTCTGAATGGTGCATCGTCAACTTCTGCTGATGTATTTTCTACCGTGCCACAGGGTTCTGTGCTCGGACCCTTACGCTTTCTGGTATTCATAAATGACCTCACCGTTGATCTACGATGATCCGTCAGGCTGTATGCCGGCGACGGTGCTCTCTATCATCCTGTCACGCACATTAATGACATGGCTACTCTGCAGGCAGATATTGATAAGATTTGTAGCTGGTGTGACGCGCGGGCAATGTATTTAAACACTGAGAACTGTTACCACATTCAGTTGACAAACAAGAGGCAAATACTTGATTGATCCTATAGTATACTTCCTCAACAGCAAATTAGTAACAAACGTTGCATGGGTAAAATAATTGGGTATTATTTGCACCCCTATCCTAGGTTGGACTGTTCACATGGATGTGTTACAAAAAAGGCCTGCCGCCTACAATAATTGTTTAAAAGAAACTTTAAAACCGCCCTATCGCGTCCTGAAAGAAACTCTATATAAGACCGATTCTAGAATATTGGTATGTTGCCTGGGATTCCTTCACGGCAATATTAAAGGATCAATTGGAAGGTGTCCATAAACACGCGACAAGGTTTGTAAGCGGAAATTACAACTTTTTCTTCAAAAGTTCTCAGATTCAGGAGAGACTGCTTGGAAAACGTTGTCCTCAATAGGAAAAGCGTTAAGAATAAAACTTTTTTTAGATTTACAATAATCGCACTGGTAACGATAAATCTTAGTTTCTTCTCCCTCCACAGTTCATATCGTAGCGAAGAGAAAATAGTAAAAAGTCCGAGAATAAAAGTGTCGCATTAATGTTCTcaagtattcgtttttttttttttttacacaattcACGAATGGAATGACctgccatggtggcgtagtggttttggcgttgcgctgctaaacctgAGGGGGCGcgatagaatcccggccacgagGACCGCGTTTCCATGTGTTCTAAATGTAAAAACACCCGTTTACtatgcattgtgtgcacgttaagaaactccaggtggccaaattaattcggagtcctaCGGCGTGCCTTAAAATGATGGTATGTTAAAccgcagaatttaattaattttatatCACGAATGGAATGCGCTATCTGGTGAGACAGTATGTATGCCTAACTTTTTAGACGACATTGAAAGTACGGTGTGAAACCGGTACCCTGTACTCAGTTCAACGTTACCCTGTAGTACCTTGTAACCCATTTGTGCCATGCACCctgtttgttcttgtttttttactCTAGCCTGGCCCTTCGTGTTCCGATTGCACATTTAATCGGAGTGTTTTCCTTTTGTTGCTGTGTTTTCCTTGTCGTTTTGTTTTTACATTTTGTTTGTATTGTAAACCCCCTAATATAATGCCATAAGGGTTCTGTAGGTTTTCAGTAtaataaagtaaaaaaataaataagtacaCAGTCACGAAAGAGCAAAGAGCGGCGAAAATCCTCATCAACATGTGGTGAGATTAACTACATATCTTGGCATTTCTCTGAGTAGAAAAGGAATCCTTCAAAGGTACCCGAAATTCAAGAGTAATGTAATGTCGAAAAATTCTACATATGCCGATTTGGTGATTGCAATCACGATGAAGCTGGCCTACACAAGTTAAATTAGTGACTACACTATTGATCCAACGTCAGACCTGTTATCTTAGCAAAATGCATCCTTCGCGAGTGCATGTTTAAGGCTAACAGGAGAGTAACCGGAAATCATAGGCTTCATCAAACGCCGAAGCGAGCAGTGACCCTGAGTTAGTGTACATAAGAAGTCCTTGTCCTTGTTTCACCGCTTCGATACTGATCGGTTACTGCGCTTTTAGATTAACGCAAGAACCGGTACAGTTCTCTATAGTTTCTTTTCTAATTTGAGAAACCCCTTTGCCAACAGCGCGAGCAATTGCGTGAAGAAATAATTATGCACGATCTCAAAGGCATGCTGTGCATGATGCAAATACGCAAATGCAAGGGCAACGTTATAATGCAAGGAACATCGTATATCCCAACGTGGTACGGCTCATACAATAACCGCGCATCAGAACACGCCTCCATCTCATGGGAGAAACTTGTCAACGCAGCCCATGTTCATGGCTGCCTGTTTGAACCTTTAAGTTTATAGAGAAGCTCGTTGTAGTGCTTTTGTTTGTAAAGGTCTTTATTTGCAAAAAGCACGCTGCATTTATTTTTTCAAACATTTATTTTGCGGTACGAAAAGTCAGGCATGCAAAACACAGTGATAAGAAGAACGACCACCACAACACAAACGTCGTGACCTTATAATACGAACCATGAACCTCTACCAACTTGCTCAGTGTTCTGTAGATTTAGGATGTTGTTTAGGAGCACCGTAATAAACAATGCCGCAGCTAACATTGTTTATTACGAAGCAAACTACAAAATAATTAACTTTAGTTCTTAATCACTCACAAGATATTGGGAAATCAAGGCTGAGCTTTTATTTGGATGCTCACTTTTCGTTCCTTGATCTTGAAGCACGAGAAAACGAATATTTCAAGGAATAATTTTGAGCAATCAAGTTTGGAAGCTGATAAGCGCTGTTTTAACAGGACATTGCTTGCTTAAAGAGCGAGATACATCGCGAAAGAAGACCAAATTAACTCGGGCATGGTTTTTGCGTCGAGAAAAAATGATTTAGACATCCATTTTGGGCCATTTAAACCTCCACAGCTGTATTAAACCTCCACGTACTCACGCCAATAGAAAAACTAATACATACAGAATACTTATGAGAGAAAAACACTTTCCAACATTAGACACAGGGAACGGCATTAGTTATCACGCCATTAAAGTTACCACGAACGTTTTATTGCGTTGCCGCATACAACCAAGCTCGTTGAAGCAATATTTCACATTACGATTAATTTCGAATATTGTAGGGTCATGGATTCGTTTTCTCTAGCGAAGAAATTCGTGCTATAAGGACATACAGATATCATTATGCGTGGACCACATTTAATACTCTGTCTGCTTTATTGTGTACAGTtcctgaaagtaaaaaaaaaaaaatatgggaaaACTCTCCGCCAGTTGCAGCTGTAGAAGCACTTGAAGCAATTATCCAGCTTCGAACAGCCAAATTTTGTTTCAGTACGCGTTAACCTATCCCAGAAAACACAAATTATCAGAAATGTTCCCTGTTACAGTTACGTTACCTGGAATGGCGAATGACCAGAACATGTCCACACGTACGAAGAGCATATTCACTTCgtatatgcgcacaagcccagaGCCGCGGGTTGCACAAACGTAAATTAAACACTCGATATAAAAAGAGCTTAACATGGATTGCCTTCGAGCGCTTTGACATGAATGCACACAGTAGACACAAATGACAAGCGGAGAAACTGGCCTGATGAAACCTAAGTTCTAGAAGTGTACTTGGCATATGGCTTTCACTTGCCTTAGGTTTCGTTGCTGGAACATTATCTTCAACGTGAAGTACATTGTCACACATTTTAATGGGCAACGCTAACAAATGCACTCATGGTAATATGATAAAGGCTAAGGAAAATAAGCTTGCTTACCGCACAGCTCCCTACCACCGGCAGCCTCAGCGAGGAAGGCTCCGGCCAGTATGAGTCCGCAGACGAGGAGCACCTTCATCTCGAATAACGTAAAAACgctaagagagagaaataaggcgAACACAAAGGGAGCGCGGAAATGCCCGAAGATGTAGCCGACCAACTGCGACAGAGAGCTCGATTGAATAACAGCCGGTGAGTCCGGTTATATATGCAATCCCTCTCTTGCACGTGTCCTTGTCGGGGCTTGAAATGCTGAGTCAACCCTGAAACTTGTaaccttttcttttcctttttcttgacAAACTTTGCGCCCGCGCTGCGCTAGCAACCTTTCATACCTGAGTGAGAATATTAGGTAATAAAAACCCTAAAAATAAAGACTAAAGATAAAAACTGAGAGAGACTGCTAGCTGAGTTGGACAAGAGGAGACCCAGGGTCGTGTAACAGGAAGCTTCTAAGCCACGATGATACGCATCACGCCCTTTGATCGGCCAGTCCGCTCTGCCTAtccagcgtttttttttcgattttatttacacTCGGTCCTAATCTGATCGGGCACGCTTGGGTGATGCCGATCGAGATCACGGTCAAGCGTATTATAGCACGTGAGCATTACGCACCATGGACACTCTTTCCACGTTGCGTTCGCTGATCATGCTCGGAATTGAAAACTTCCTCCCATTGCGTTAGCACGTCCCGCTTGCCGCAGCAAGTGCGAATCAAATGTCTCATTTTCCTACCACACTATCGATATTTTTTACGCTCTCTACGGCTCAAAAAGCAAGGACCTGCCATGTTACTGATGGTTCTCTCTGCATTCTCTCTGCAGAGCTCCTTCTAAATTACTGTTGGTGCTTCCGCAGAGCCACACGTGTTTTcctcacaaagaaagaaagaaagaaagaaagaaagaaagaaagaaagaaagaaagattgcaATGTATCAAATAAGGGTATCTGCACTTGTGCGTTATGAATGGTGAACACTTGGCGCGTGCCTGCTCATCATGCATGAAGGTGTCCTCTGTGCTCCTTAGGCATATCTTTTTGTCTCATTTACCGTCCCCTATAGTGTCCGCTAGCCAGCAGCCCTACATTTCTGGCGGActctaggtttttttttttttcattgctcgcctccttcttctttctttctctttctttcaacTTTGACAAATCGACCTCCTTGAGTTTGCATTATAGTTCCAGCGAACAATAGTTGAATGTTACAGCACATGCAAAAATACCCCCGCCCTCCTTGTAATAATAATCCAGTCGTCGTCCCAGACGTCACTGGGACGACAACTGGATCACATGTGCCTATTTTCTGTTCTCGACCATACTTAAAATGTGATCCCTACTTTTGAGCGATTTTACCATGTGCGTTACTCTGTTATGTTCCAACTTAGCTGCTTCAGCTATCTCTGTCCAATCGTCCCTTGGCGAAGTCTTAATGACTCTGCATGCCTGTATTGGGATGTCCACAAAACAACCCCGAGGAGCATTTGCATTCCTGTTAAATTGCTGCTATCATCCAATATTCCTTGAAGATCTGCTGTAAATACACTATcgtttgaatatatatatattccgctGCCAGCGCTGTTATCTAGCAAACAATCCTTAAAATGCGGTAAAATTGCTTTTTTTGCCGTTAAGCGAGCCTAAAGTCCGGTGAAATGCTTACACTTAAGGTGTATCTTCGCGCCCTAGCTTCTCAGACCGGAAACTGCGATGTAGTTCCTCAATCATTCCCAAAAATATTTTACTGCCTTAGTTTTTGTATCGTTTTTTTAACTGCATGGATTATATAGCGCAAGTATTCCAGCTGAAGTGGAATATCTGAAGGCGGAAATAACGACAAATCCCATTATACAGGCAGCTAATCAAAATACTGATTAATTGTCGTTCAATAATTATTAATATATTACTTGGTGCACACCTTGGGGCACATATCGCAACTGCGAAATGGAAGCTGAGCAGCGAAGTCATGTCGGCTTAGCTATTAGACTAGAACCACTTTTAAGATATCCGTTGCTCAAATCTCTAAAGCTTTATTGGCGTTCCATTTTAATTTATTGGCGTTCCATTTCCATTCATTTCCAATTTAACTGCTACAGGGATGTTTTTCGTAAGGAGTTGGCGGCAATGCTAATGTATTTTGTAGCACATTTTAAA carries:
- the LOC119435092 gene encoding uncharacterized protein LOC119435092 isoform X2 codes for the protein MKVLLVCGLILAGAFLAEAAGGRELCGKSNEEIKAVLKCMGEHVPAELKGKAAGIISSKGDNLAELVKKQCEADIDFVTTMIYSF